GAGGGCCAGTCGAGTTCGTCCGCCAGCCGCCGGAGCCTGCGGGCCCGCTTGGTGAGCAACTGGTAGGTGTGCTGCGGAGTCTCCGCCATCACCTGGAACACCTGCTGGACGAACTCCAGAGGCACCTTGGCGTGGAAGAGATCACTCATGGAGTTCACGAACACCATGCGCGGTGCCTTCCACTGGCGCGGGATGTCCAGGGTGTCCGGATGCAGGGCGAGGCCAAAGCCCGGACCTGAAGTCCTCGGATCTCCGTCGGTCTGGTACTTGGCAACTCCCATGGCCTTTAAGCGTCTTGATAACACCAGGGCATAACAGTTGTCACACCCGGTGGACACACGGTCGCATCCGGTCGTGGGGTTCCAGGTCGCCTCGGTCCACTCAATCGTGCTGCGATCGCCCATCGCTGCCCCTCCCGGCGCACGTGGCGAAGCACCCGCGGTTCTTTGTGTTCGGCGCCTCGACTGTGCTGCCTAACGAACGACGTACCGAACTGGCACGCGACCAACCTCATCATTCATGTCGAACATGCGTTCTGTGAAGTGGGCTATTGGGTGTGCCCGCACTTGTTCTGCGCCTGAGGGGAGTGGCCTCAAGCAACACCCTCGTGCCGAGGGGCGGGCATCGCACGACGAATCTGCGATTGACCGCACCAAGTGGATGTCTGCTGTTCCAGCTCCGGACCTGGTCACCGGCGTAGTTACGGCAAAGAACGCCATACTTTCCGGCCTTGCCCTGGGCCCGCTTGTCCTCTACTGCCACCCATCCAGGGGCACTTGTTGCCCAGAGGCAAGGTACCCGTGCAGTGCGCTGGCGGTCGTGTCCACGAACTCTTCCGGGACAGCGTCGGCATCGGCCCAGCGGACCCGGCCGTGCTTGCGAGGTTCCCGGTTCTCAGGTTCGCCAGTCCATTCGTGGGTGACGAAGACGACGGTGAGGAAGCCGTTGGGGGCTTCGACGACCCAGGCGCCGTGGATGATGTGGGCGACCTTCAGGGACTCGGGCTTCACCGTCAGACCCGTTGCCTCGTACAGCTCTCTAACCGCCGTTTCCGTGACCGGTTCGCCCGGCTCGCTCTTGCCGACGGGGAGGTCCCACATGCCCTGGGTGAACTTGGCGTTCTGGCTGCGCTGGAGGAGGACGACACGGTTGGTGGCCTGGTCGTGGACGATGACGGCCGCGACCAGCAAGGTCATCGATTCG
The sequence above is a segment of the Streptomyces sp. Je 1-369 genome. Coding sequences within it:
- a CDS encoding DUF5131 family protein, which translates into the protein MGDRSTIEWTEATWNPTTGCDRVSTGCDNCYALVLSRRLKAMGVAKYQTDGDPRTSGPGFGLALHPDTLDIPRQWKAPRMVFVNSMSDLFHAKVPLEFVQQVFQVMAETPQHTYQLLTKRARRLRRLADELDWPSNLWMGVSVENADHLDRVDDLRRVPAAVRFLSCEPLLGSLAGLHLDGIGWVIAGGESGPHHRPVSEEWLIHLRDACKEGQVPFFFKQWGGRTPKSGGRELIGATWDEMPPRLSATAH
- a CDS encoding NUDIX domain-containing protein, which produces MAQPNTEDQPKALKPALESMTLLVAAVIVHDQATNRVVLLQRSQNAKFTQGMWDLPVGKSEPGEPVTETAVRELYEATGLTVKPESLKVAHIIHGAWVVEAPNGFLTVVFVTHEWTGEPENREPRKHGRVRWADADAVPEEFVDTTASALHGYLASGQQVPLDGWQ